A single genomic interval of Megalobrama amblycephala isolate DHTTF-2021 linkage group LG15, ASM1881202v1, whole genome shotgun sequence harbors:
- the LOC125247114 gene encoding intelectin-like: protein MFFGILLSLGLSLCFCDAKSMGSLGTKEGIQVTAAPCINDTNINHELEKLLDRIKYVARSCKEILDKYHVYEDGLYYLITPSGVLYQTFCDMTTAGGGWTLVASVHENNMYGKCTVGDRWSSEQGSNANRPDGEGTWANRVTFGTAEAATSDDYKNPGYFGIAAQDVSVWHVPNNMVMENWSTASILRYHTENRFLTLHGGNLLNLFKKFPVRFGIGTCKTDNGPAIPIVYDTGNVDSTKNMYGPNTRGWFEPGFITFRVFNTEKAAMALCSGIKPTACHTEHFCIGGGGHFPEGAPRQCGDFTGFDWNGYGTHKVYSASKEITEAAVLLFYR, encoded by the exons atgttttttgggaTCCTTCTCAGTCTCGGACTGAGTTTATGCTTCTGTGATGCTAAATCAA TGGGAAGTCTGGGAACAAAGGAAGGAATACAAGTAACAGCAGCACCATGCATTAATGATACCAACATCAATCATGAGCTTGAAAAACTTCTGGACAGAATTAAATATGTTGCTCGAAGCTGCAAAGAAATTCTTGACAAATATCATGTTTATGAGG ATGGCCTGTACTATCTGATCACACCAAGTGGGGTCCTTTATCAGACGTTTTGTGATATGACCACTGCGGGCGGCGGCTGGACGCTGGTGGCCAGCGTTCATGAAAACAACATGTATGGAAAGTGTACTGTTGGTGATCGCTGGTCTAGTGAGCAGGGCAGCAACGCAAACCGGCCTGATGGAGAAGGAACATGGGCAAACAGAGTCACATTTGGAACTGCAGAGGCTGCTACAAGTGATGATTATAAG AATCCTGGATACTTTGGAATTGCGGCACAGGATGTGTCTGTGTGGCATGTTCCTAATAATATGGTGATGGAAAACTGGAGCACTGCCTCCATCCTGAGATACCACACTGAAAATCGCTTCTTAACTCTACATGGAGGAAACCTTCTCAATTTATTCAAG AAATTCCCTGTGAGGTTTGGAATCGGGACTTGCAAAACTGATAATGGACCTGCTATTCCAATAGTGTATGATACTGGAAATGTGGATTCTACCAAAAATATGTATGGACCTAATACAAGAG gatgGTTTGAGCCTGGATTCATCACATTCAGAGTCTTCAATACTGAAAAGGCAGCCATGGCACTTTGTTCGGGCATTAAACCAACCGCTTGTCACACTGAACAT TTCTGTATTGGTGGAGGTGGACACTTTCCTGAGGGGGCCCCTAGGCAGTGCGGGGACTTTACAGGTTTCGACTGGAATGGCTATGGTACTCATAAAGTATATAGTGCTTCCAAAGAGATAACTGAAGCAGCTGTACTTCTTTTTTATCGCTGA